GCCATAAGTGCGTTCAACAACCTGAGCCGCACGGACTCGCAGCTCACCACGGCAATGAACCGTCTGTCCTCGGGTCTCCGGGTCCAGACGGCCGCCGACGACCCCGCCGGCTTCGTCGTCTCCCAGTACCTGAACAACCAGGCCGGGGGCTACGGAGTGGCCGTTTCCAACGGTCAGAACGCGGTGTCGGTCCTG
This genomic stretch from Acidimicrobiales bacterium harbors:
- a CDS encoding flagellin, which codes for MSSLSVNTNVNAISAFNNLSRTDSQLTTAMNRLSSGLRVQTAADDPAGFVVSQYLNNQAGGYGVAVSNGQNAVSVL